ggaactagaagtttaagtttttcccaaaatcagcataaaaagatcatcctcacaagaaatttcataaggttgaatttcttcttcttttggaggaTTTGGATTCTAGGGTATTGATGGTTTGGGAttaatagctaaatcttgggattggagtggttgtgatttggctatcagaacttcctcttcttgatcaGGAGATGATTTCTTGTCTTCCtaggggagttcattatgaatgctagtgcaaggAGTCTTTCCAccaattctatcaagcatagacattgcttcactagtagacaaatgaagaaaagctcctctAAAGGTTAGAACTTTTATTCAAAGGCTGACTACTCttgagatgggaaagaaacgtagacaaaatttagagcataacatttcccaatctccttgcatacttcctacggtttgactataccattaCTTAGGTCTTCTCGTTAAAGAGAACAGAAATAACTTCCATCGTAAGGTCTTCTCAGACATGCTAGCGAtacacaagcatgcataggtctatgcgaactcccataggtgtgagtatgggttttcatcaccttctcccaagaaggattgATCCCGAATCAGTTTTAAACACGGGCGCAGATCATgaccaggtgttatgataggctctgaagattttggtggctctaggcttgcgcttgtgggtttagcatattaatATATAGGAGTGTTATTCATGCTAAAataaaaagtaaaacaaataaaagataaaatgttaAGCTAGGCTCAAAGTTAATTCAACATCCATTTCccagcaatggcgccagaaagcttgttggtataaattaatgcacacagataaatccacaagcgcacagataccaCTAtgctttcacccgaaagtattccaagtatcatatccatagcgaaacatgtgagactaactatggtctaacttaactaagggttcttaataagatatatatgataagtacatGATAATTGAGCATTGATAATGAATAGTTAACCACcaagagtactcctttctaagaCATTAGCATGACCAGGTAGAAATTAGAgagataattcctaagtcattcttagttACTAGTCAAAGCATACAATGATTAGTGCAATAACACTTAgcagtcatggctaagatcatatttatatctacacataagggatattactaaggaagattaagaacagagcttgttcttcctttgtAACCGAatcctacgtgcgcctatattcggggagtggactacaaaggactcaatgggagtgtcacatctatgatctactacatgacccagaatatagggtgtatccacaagtaaacaacatataagcaccacacttacacaatgtcgaccactcaccccgtgcgtAGCAGAGCTAGCGCTATACGAACTAATGCAtggacataatgataaactagctatactaagcatataatcaaagtagacaatgaacattataatgaagaacatggataagatgaatactaatgttgtcataacaattgtagcaagcatataaaagtaatggagatacaaaagagacaggatacaaagattataccaaaccactctcttgacaagatcggaaatccaagtgaagcctgcttgcctctctCTAGATCTAACATAGCTAGCTATTCTCTAGAATGGAGCTCTGAAGATTAGGGTTTGATCTCTGTCTTCTGCTCTGACTTATGTcttagggaggggggtaggggctgctatatataggtcgaggtggagtagggggcaatgaatcgaggtggagtaggaggcaaggaatcgccacatcatcgaaccacgtcaactccctcgatcaccgttggatgaatcaacctaaaaccgcctttgaatcaacggtgtagatcgtaggaaggagtaTGAGGCGGCGGAATACGATTGGTGGGCCTAGGGGGCCAGgaggcctataggtggggccggccggccccacctagcaGCTCTTGAGCCCCGCCTCAGTGTATTGTCTtctggtgtcttctagatcctttcCAAGTTGTTTATGAGACATAATTCCGTAATTTCCTTTggtgaataggtcctccttggtagttttctgattaaatcctcccacggtcacatattcaccaaaacttatggaatttattagtttaagcccctatacctatgtttggtgatggaattaagcatatatgcaggttatgttgatggtttataattggtattAGTGATTGTCAACAGAGCCCCTTCGAAAAGAGCCGTTGGGCTCACCATAGGGCCCTGCTTGGGGTGACCAGATGCGTAGGTCCGATCGACCAGATGCCACATAGCTAGCATCCATCTCGCGATGTCATCGATGTGTCCTCGTGATTTAACCTCGACCGCATGATCCCAACGATCACCAACCTTCCCCGCGTGGTTAAGTAATGACCAGACGCGTGGTCCTAAAGTGCAGATGTACCAGTGCTTCACCAACTCATGCGTGCCCTCACTGCTTCATCCAACGACTGGACACGCCACTCCCCGTGACATCCCGATGTTAGATcaattctagtaagcatccagagaggaaaaatgatgaccagacgtgtccaatcatgcttgaccggacgcaccatgaCATTCAATCCTCTCTGACTCAACTCCAGCACGCCAAGTTCActtgcgtcagcgtacgtcacttgtgaccagacgcaggccctacgcatctagtcacattcactgtgcagcgtccggtcgttagcCAGATAGAGCTCGAGCATGCCAGCTCCACTATAATTGACCGAACGCACTCACACCGGGTCTAGTCACTTCGAAGGCTACATCCGGTCACTGAAAATTAGTGTCTCtgcttcaccaacttctccacccttgctcaaatgtgctaaccaccaagtgtttcaccttgtgcacatgtggtagcatattttcacaaacatttttaagggtgttagcactccactagatctaaatgcatatgtaatgaattagaacatctagtggcacattgacaaccgcattttaatatgagcttcacctctcttaatagtatggctatctatcctaaatgtgaccacacccactaggtgtcttaaTCACCAAAATAGAAAAGCTCCtctcaagtttcacctttgccttgagctttttatttttctctttctccttttccaagccaagcacttgatcaccgtggcctctccaccatcaccatgatcttcattgtttgctccaccacttggaatgtgctttcCTATTCTCATAATCACTAGAGCTAGTAGGTTAGCacctagggttttatcaattcaccaaaaccaaactagagctttcaggtgatgcagacatcatgaggaagatcatctctgtgcttcCACAAAAGaagtatgcaagcatcatcaccatcctccacaacatggaggacttgagcaacatgatcTCGGCCATTgtgattggcaagatagtggcatttgagatGTCGTGCAAGATGGGTcatgaagaagcctcttcatcaagcaaaggcaaagctctcacatgtgatgagcacaagaagatgaagtgcaagaaagttgagacaagttcaagctcctcaagtgaagaagaagaagatgaggatgatgatgatgatgatgaatcaagtgatgatcaatcttcctcctctacctctaaccttgatgaagaatcaatcaaacttatcaacaaggtggagaagataatccaaaggctcaatgtcaagggtgtgcccatccaaattccatatttcatcttcactaatcaaagaactgagcaaagaaagaaaggatgctatggatgcaacgAGTTGGGGCACTTCGTAGAAGTtagtccaaacaagcccacaacgaagacaaagaagaaggcatgtgaacagtcctaatatggctagagggggtgaatagcctattttaaAAATTCTACAAAGGACTAAAGCAATTGATTAGTACGACAAACGGCTTAAtgaaattttgctctagctctacaagggttgcaagccacctatcccaacaattctagtttctataatcactaggcacacaacaagctaggtcactattcactaagctagtgtgctctcaaagactaactaaagagatacactaaccaaactaacaagctctcaaagactaactacactaaagagcttgacaactagtttgtaaggaatgtaaaggagtgagtagggtgattataccaatgtgtcgaggaataaaccaatcacTATTTGATGACAACCAATCAcagggagaaatccaatcacaagaatgacacatgatttttctctcgaggttcacgtgcttgccggcacgctagtccctattgtgtcgaccaacacttggtggttcggcagctaagaggtgttgcacaaacctcatccaacaaatggacaccataagaacctatacacaagtgaggtaactcaatgacatgaggaatccactagagttaccttttggctctccaccggggaaggtacaagacccctcacaatcactggagccAGTCActaacaatcaccaacacgtgccaaagctcctccgctgctccaagccatctaagtggtagcaaccaccaagagtaacaagaactccatagccacaatgatccccaagtgccactagatgcaatcactcaagcaaatgcacttagaatcactcccaatctcactatgatgatgaattaatgattgagatgagtgggaggtgtttgcttaggctcacaaggttgtcaagtatgtcaaagtgccaaaagagtgagccccaagctggTACCTTCCTATTTATAAAGCCCTAAAGCTCAGAGAGCCATTAGGAGCTCTCGGGCTGACCAGACGCACTGACTGGACAACCCAGTGCCCAGTCGGCTAGTGTCTGATCGCCTTTGGCTGTCCACATGTCAGAACTTTGAACCTTAGCCGCCAGATTCCAATGGTCAAATCTTAGAGCTAGCGTTGTTAAAGATCGACCAGACGCGCTGCTCAAACCAACCTGACATGGCTcaacgtagagtccggtcaggaACAGAAACTACCCCATGAGGTATTTCTATGATCAGACGCTTCCACTCGTGGTTGACTAGAGTCAAGCCAGAGTTCGGTCCTCTCTATCTCACGTGTTGAGATGCTGATGCCAGCATACGTCAGCGTGGACCTGACTCACCCCCTGTGCGTCTGGTCACGCGCTgctgctagcgtccgatcaccaaTCCAAGCTACTCCTTCTCTAGAACCACTAACCAAACCCATGCCCTATGTCcggtcccagcatccggtcaagccAGCGTGGCTGACCGAGACCTAGGGTTAGGCATCGGACATGCAGGTCCACCTCAAAGCTTGTGTCCGGTCCTACCCCAACtccaccttttctttttctaacccctcaacctcttcacccttgcttccaagttgctaaccacaaagtgtagaacttatgtgctcatgtgttagcatttttcaaagcattttataagtgtcaaggttagcacactaggttcctaaatgcatatgcaagaatcatgtcacctagtggcactcgataaaccatttagccaaagaattcccctctttatagtacggctatcgatcctaaatgcacTTACACCCTTTATGGTGTcttaagtgccaaaacaaaaacctatcttatacctttgccttgatctccttggtttttgtttttctcttttttcttttccaagttggagcccttgatcttcaagtttggtcttcaccatcaccatgaccatcatctagctccaccacttggcatAGGACCATCCTTTTGTGTCTACACACTTAGTACAAGGATTACtctctaggtttcatcaattatccaaaaccaaactagggctttcaatctccttatttttggtaattgatgacaacccttcacAAAGATATTTaataaaatctttttggattcatgttgcttgcccaagcatattaccatgtgtaaaggttatggacaagtttcataaacccaacttggtagcattagctccccctatatatgtgctaagagtttggatttgaaagcttgcacatatgtatgGATTGGAAAGTGTGgggaagtaatgtctaccaaatgatgctaaggtgtaaagacacctttgaagtgtgataccaatcggagttgccatttgaacaccatccttagcaccctgatttgctagatatcacttgaaaactacaaccactagatacctcgtgagatcaacattagaaagaACACTACTACACTTGCACCTTTCACAGCCATGTCGTAACCCCCATCgcagtccaattttggcctcggTAGTAAGCTGTCGATAATGATAGTCATAGTCATCACCATCCCTATCTAAGACCATCTACGGTGTACACCCACACCGCCGTATTGGCTTGTGATCCATctgtgataaggtccttacttccgtcgcattggagcacgacctGACTATGTtggtatacactaacaccgccatGTTGGCTTATGATCCTCCATGATAGGTCATTGTTTTTGTCATGTTGTACCATGGCCCGCCTGTGTGGGTGTACACTAACACTGCCGTTTTGACCAATGATCAGGATCACAGTTGGCTTGCACAATGACCTGATTGTGTGTAGTGCGTGTTCACCGTCGCTTTGGCGCCCGACGTGTCTGTGTCGAGGTGGACATCATCGTCACTTTAGCGTATGAACCGTCTAATCATTGAAAATGGTCACCATCGCATTGTAGTACATTTTGGtggtgatacactattgacccctaCCGCATGAGATGAATAGCGACGGTGTTGGTCGTCTGCTTCACCAACGGTGAGTGTTACGGCGGTGATGACAAAACAGTCAATGGCCCTTACATCTGATGGTGATAGAATTACATCCGGTTTTCAGAATTTATTTACTAATTTAGATGGGTCataataacttactgaacacacaccatacaaatataatcattacacaccattcatcatgtccacaacaaAGAGTACTTTTTATAATAGGAAGCAACACTAATATTACAACTGTTTCAACTCAAGAATTAACACAAGTGGTACATAGATAGGAGAATAAAGGTTTTGCTCCCTATAGACTTACATAACAAAAATGAGGTAGATGTGCTCCCCTCCATTAgattggcactcctgcttgcaaggcaaagcTTCCTTCAGCTTGGTAGCcagtgcaccatggaaccccccTTATTCCTCCCTTAGCCATTACAAGAAAATCATTCAAATGCACTCAGACTCCACAACCTACACAAAGTAGCaacattaataatattcaacatacaaTTGCTTTAGTTACCAAGgcaaaattggactatatatagaatcaaaacaactccctacctaaaGAAAGAACAGCATATGCAACTTTACTGTTCTCCTacagactccatgaacaagggaacataaggaagatagtgaggtccctCTAGACATAGCCTCCAGGTAGGTCTATGATACCATATGACCTGGGTAGGGAGGACAAGAACTTTTCTAaggttcatgtcatatgcgatCAGTTTTTTGTCCTCGCccacaaggaaaatcaaattccattccagGTGAACTACAATCACTCTATAGTCCACATCACAAACATCATAACCAAAATGAATATTGTCCCATCCAAATATCTCCAGCGTGGTCACCGTATGCTTTAGTGTCCAGTTATCAATACCATAGTCTTCTAGGATTCAGAATGAAAGTTGATACTTCCTGAACATACtagcagtacataaacacaactgatcctaagcttcatggatggagattgcttcaccacgtggcctatgaattttcctccatgtctttccctatATATCAACAACAACTATCTAGGATAACTCCATCCAGTGCATagaaccattaagaaacacacttgtcgAATATGTGCATACAACACCCTTGCCCCATTCAGATTTCTTAAACATCCATGctgcactcttagatgagtagatgctcacacctacAGACTCACCTGCCCTCTTCTtcccatattcaatcacatggaagtgcgaggagactaTCAGATCAAACCCCAAGCGAGCTAAACCAAAAGAATGGTTGTTATCCGGCAGTAACCACCATTTGTTAGTcaccggattgcagacaacatagtaaAACCCAacgcaccagcataggatgagcccACGGCAGCAATCTAAGATCACAACATCCTTaatggggaagggcaaggaggtcaaggaggggtattcaccatTGATGCTGATGAACTTGCGTTTGCCTTTCCAGCTACGATAGAAGAATCTGGCAACAATCTGGGGCAGCTCCTTACGGTACTCGGATTCGGAGATGAGGCAGTTCCAGGAGTGATAGACACACTTGTAGCTACACAAGGTGTGGGCGGTGAGGCATTggatgatgaggatgaagacatggtctatgaggatggccacttcgttcctcttgttgggggcctcctcctccatctttagTTCTTGACTAGGATCTGGTGGAGCGAGGCTAGCAATGGAAGTGGTTGCACTGTCACCTAAATCAGAGAAGGAGCGCCTACGGAGATTGGATTGTGAGCTCCTTAGTAAACAAATGGAAGCTTGTTTCATACTCAAATGAGtgaagaggggaataaaaatctaagaaagATGGATGGAAGTGCGAAAGAattaccattgcctttggatcttgcagGATTGGCAGCCACGGTGGTGACGAGTAACAACCTGATCACCGATGGATCCTTATGGACCTTGCCAGTAAGGCATACCGTCGTGGCATACTAGCTTGTCGGTGGTGAGTGGCGGCTTGCACCCCGCTGAGTAGGGACGGTCGCTCAGTTCAGCACTAGGGAGCAAGGAGCGGCGGTGAGTGGCGGCTTGCACCACGCTGAGTAGGGGCAGTCATGCAGTTCAGCACTTAGGAGCAAGGAGCAGCAATGAGGAACAAAAGCTATGGGCGATGAGAAAGACACAGGGTGGGGAGCATGCTTTGTAAGCAACCCTTTCAGACGTGGGAATGGAAATGGTGCACTACTTTGTAAAAACGCATGGGCTTGCAAATTAACGAAAGTATTACCAACCAGACCGTATGCAGGTGATCGTGAAGGCTACCAGTGGTGGTGAATGGGTCCTACGAAGGTGTTCTAGGAGCCACCATGCCACTGTCGCTGCGGATGGTGGTGACTACTGCCTGGTTGAGGGCATCACTCGTTCTACCTGATTGTAAACCATCACTTGTTCTACCCGACTATAACTAGAAAAATGTtagactaagggcctgtttggtttcctcCTACTAAAGTTTAGaatgaaactctccattgagaaGGGGTGTTTCATCCATATTTCATTTTATTCTACATGACATGGCCGTCTTGGAAACAACATAATGAAACTCTCAACTAAGACTGGCCTATCTATTTTTTTGGAAATAGTgtagaagagtttcatccccTACATACAATCCATGGGTCCAAGAATTGAAATACGTCATTCCAATGATCCTCATAACTTGCTTTGCTTTGGATAAGGGTCATTTGCATCTATCTCCTTAATACATTCAATCAATGATGGTGCTAGATGCAACAACATTCTTCTATTTGCAAAGACCTTACAAGTATGGGGGTAACCCATACCCGACTAAATTAAATAGGAGAATAGAGATGGGGAACAGCCTCATAAAACTTCCTCTAACACCCCCTAGAAGCagtgggaggaagaggagaaacAGAGCAATGAGGATATCTATTCCCATATCTAGATTGCATTCGTGAGCCAGAACTGCTCTGGCTCACGAAACCAATCCAGATGATGCTCGGGCCCTTGCTCCAATGAAAGTTCCAAAAGATCCACCGGCGCTAGGGCCCTTGCTCTAATGAAAGCTCTCCATGGTTTCGATTCTACATGCTCTAACCATGGATGGTGATCAGTAGTGGGACCGTACCATGGAGGCATTCCTCCCTACCTTCGTGAAACATCCTCTAACACCCAGGATGAGTGGACATAGCCATGCCTAGGTGATCGCAAAAgctgatcttgaaggccttctcccagcGGTGCCAGAGTCGATGTAGGTCTAGGGTAGCCATGGTGATGGGAGACTAGGAGCAACTAAAGGGTTTCTCTAGTTTATCCGATGGCAAGGGAGGTAGAAGTTTGGGATCGGAGTGTGCATAAGAGGCTCATCTTACCTTTgcttaaatagccccacctcaAGACACGAGCAGGGAAGGAACCATCAAGATCCATGACTTGCGTGGTCACCCACGTGGGTCATGAACGATAGCGTGGCGAAGATGACGGGAAGTGGAAAATGAGGCGGTTTACATTCACCTGCACATTTCAAACTATCCCCGCTCATTAGATCTCGAGCGATCTTAGTGGAACTTTCATTTTCATGAAATAGGTCGCGTCTCAGTgggactttcattttcattaaatAGGTCGTGTCTCCCACGTGATCTAAGTGGAGCACGCTTCTCCTAGAATGACGTTGGAAGTTGGATGGAGAAAATTGACTGCACCATGAGGCTAGTTGTGAGTTCCCATGCCACTTCGCAGATGGTATTTTGCCCCCCGCTCGGCCGCCTCCCCCACCTACTCCTCAATCAACGCACTACATCAATCGCTTTGCTCTACCTCTCTAGCCCTCGGGCTCACTATTGTCCACACGCCATAGCTCCATCACACCGCCACGTGAGCCCTTGGTTGGCCTCATCGTGCTCCACAGCGCGTGATGTCGACACCGGCGATCATGGCGGTGAAGCGGCACCACACGTCGCTAACGGCGCTCCCTACTGACCTAGCCATTGTGATCGTCGGCCCCTCATTGTGACCTCAGAGTGGCCCATGGACGACCTCTACAGCCTACAAGTGACCTGCTTGTCCATGCGTAGCATCTGCGGCAACCCCACCGTCGATCAGCGTCTGTCACTGGTTCAGTTCAGATGTGGGATGACGTGGGATGACCCCATCGACTATGaagccctccttgct
This DNA window, taken from Miscanthus floridulus cultivar M001 chromosome 13, ASM1932011v1, whole genome shotgun sequence, encodes the following:
- the LOC136499563 gene encoding uncharacterized protein — protein: MEEEAPNKRNEVAILIDHVFILIIQCLTAHTLCSYKCVYHSWNCLISESEYRKELPQIVARFFYRSWKGKRKFISINGEYPSLTSLPFPIKDVVILDCCRGLILCWCVGFYYVVCNPVTNKWWLLPDNNHSFGLARLGFDLIVSSHFHVIEYGKKRAEDYGIDNWTLKHTVTTLEIFGWDNIHFGYDVCDVDYRVIVVHLEWNLIFLVGEDKKLIAYDMNLRKVLVLPTQVVESECI